Below is a window of Flavobacterium sp. CFS9 DNA.
CAGTCTTCTTTATCCATTTCCAATTCCACTGCTTTCATCAACGACTGAATTCTGGCGATATTAACTGTTCCCGCAATCGGAATTACGTTAGCAGGGTGTTTTAAAATCCAAGCCAATAAAAGGGTATCCGAGCCAAATCCGTATTTCTTCACTAAATCCGAAAACAGCTTTTTTAAACGACGTGTTTTTTTGGTGTCTTCTCTAAAAACTGTTCCAAGCGGATTCCATGACAACGGACGGATTCCGTGAGTCTGCATATAATCAAAACTTCCGTCCACCATCGGTTCGAAATTCGTAGCCGAAAATTGCACCTGATTGTAACTCACTTCGGTTTTCTGGCGAATCAATTCGGTTTGAGAACTTGTAAAATTCGATAGTCCGAAATCAATAATTTTTCCTTCCGATTTTAACTTTTCAACGGCTTCCGCAATTTCATCGGCCTGCATCAACGGACTAGGTCTGTGCAGTAAAAAAACGTCCACATAATCTGTCTTTAATTTCTTCAGTGATTCTTCGACAGACCACACAATATATTCTTTAGAGTAGTCGTAATGTTTGATTGTATTTTTACGGCTTTCGGCAATCATCTGAATACCGCATTTGGTGATTAATTGTAATTTTTCACGCGAAATTTTACTGGCCTGAAATGCTTTTCCAAAATCCGCTTCAGTAGTATAAGCTCCGTAAATATCAGCGTGATCAAAAGTAGTAATTTTGTTTTCGATACAGATCTGTATCATGTTTTCCATTTCTTTAAGCGTTAGGTTTTTATCCCATACACCCCAATTCATAGTGCCCGAAATAATAGGCGATAATG
It encodes the following:
- a CDS encoding aldo/keto reductase family oxidoreductase — translated: MSKTALSPIISGTMNWGVWDKNLTLKEMENMIQICIENKITTFDHADIYGAYTTEADFGKAFQASKISREKLQLITKCGIQMIAESRKNTIKHYDYSKEYIVWSVEESLKKLKTDYVDVFLLHRPSPLMQADEIAEAVEKLKSEGKIIDFGLSNFTSSQTELIRQKTEVSYNQVQFSATNFEPMVDGSFDYMQTHGIRPLSWNPLGTVFREDTKKTRRLKKLFSDLVKKYGFGSDTLLLAWILKHPANVIPIAGTVNIARIQSLMKAVELEMDKEDWFAIWTESMGDDVA